The Mycosarcoma maydis chromosome 12, whole genome shotgun sequence nucleotide sequence CCAAGCTATGCAAAGAGACATTGTGTGTTTGAAGCGGTGATGGATCAGGTCGAGTCGGAGAAGAGATTTGGGAACGCGGCCGAGATCTGTACGACGTTCTCGACGAGAGTCAGGTCTGCACGCAAGCGATATGACAACTAGGTCAGCTGTGTGTCGGTAAGCTGTCTGTGCGCAAAGTGGAACTTACCGACGTCATGGCCGCAATCGACTGTGGTGAACTCTCGAATTTGGTTGGCTTGGAAGCTGCTCCCGGCATCGCTGACTTTGCCGGTGACCTCGACAAACGTGCTAGACGAGACGTCCGAGTCGGGAGTCATGGCGATTTCCACATTCCCCAAATCCGATGTTTGCATGAGCAGCGTGTTGCCCGTAACCTTGTGCACCTTGCCTACGATGCGCACCGTCTGGCCTACGTACTGACCCAGCATGGACGAGTTGATGAGTGGCGTTGGCTTCTCCATGGTTCGATGCTTGATTCTGGTCTCCAGCAGTGGTGGTTGCTAAGAGGCGCATCATGGCTCAGTTTTTTCGCAACAAAGTCGCGATCCctgagtcacgagtcacgagtgttgctCTGGGTTCGCACGCTTCAGTGGCGCGCGCGTGCGTGTGTGGCGACGCGTAAATGAGGACCCTGAGCACCCGATCCCCACCGTATCGGGTAACAcgtgaaatcacgaatcacgaatcacgaatcacgaatcgtgagtgttggacAAAACGTATGTTGGTGAGCTTGTCCAACACTCAACCctcatgactcgtgactcgtgactcgtgactcgttTCCACGTTGCACGCTCTCACGTCTTCTTGGATGACGACGCGCATCCATTCGACTCAGCGACCACAGTGCAGCCGAGCAATCACAAGCAATGCGTCCCGCCCTCGCATCAAGCGTGTGGACAGCCATAGCACGAGCTTCCACATCAACTACACGAGCCGGTCCAAGCACCAGGAGCATCGCATTATCGTCCACTCGGAGCGGAGGTCATGTCAAGTCTCGCTATTGCACGAAAGCCCACGCTGGAAGGCTAGCCTGCGCGGTTGTATACCGATCGCTTTGGTCGGTagcaagcagaagaaaTGATAACCCACATTTTCTTGTCCGCGCTCTTAGCGGGTCAATATCTCGATGCGCCGACGACGCGCAGGATAAGTTACGTGTCAGCAGTGTCAATCATCGtgagcaagacgatcagAAGCATGCGTTTCTACCAGAGGAGAAACCGCCCAGCAACGAATCACCACCTCAAGCAGCTGTGATAGCGGACACCAAGCCACCAGAAGCGTCGCACCCTGCAGAGATGGATGTGGCTGCCTCGCCTTCTCTGACCTCGTGCTCGGCGAGCACAACTGGCGAGAGAAGCAAGAGTACCGCAAATAGCGCCTCACCCTCAGCAACTGTTCTTGAACGTTTCCGCAGTACTTCATCCTCTCTACCTTTGTTCGACGGACTGAcatcctccacctcggTCTCCACAGCGctctcgtccatctcgttgCATACGCGTACGCTCCTCACACAACTCCGGACCAAACTCTCGCACCTCTCGTCGCAATACAACATGCACACAGGCTACACAGCGATCGAAGAGCTGAAGCATCGAATTGGCACTCTGGAGACCTCGCTCGAAGCTGCGCGCACGCTAGCGTCCACTGCCAAGAAGACATACCTGATGGCGGTACAGGAACGGAGTGCAAGCCAGCGCGAAACCAATGATTTGCTCTCTCGCAAGAATTCGTGGAGCGAAACCGATCTTTCGCGGTACACCGAGTTGCTGCGAAAGGAGCACGCCTTGAGCCGACacgagagcgaggcggaaaaggagctcgagcgcagtGAAGCCGAGGTGCAGGCGAGCTTCGATCAGCTGATGAAGGCGGTCCTGGTGAGGTATCATGAGGAGCAAGTGTGGTCGGATCGCATGCGCGGCATGAGCACATATGCCAGTCTTGTGGTCGCCGGTCTCAACGCCTTTCTGTTCATCCTTGCtatcttgctcgtcgagcctTACAAGAGGAAAAAGCTGGCAGAGACCTTCGAGAAGAGGCTCGTCGCCGCAGAGCACGAGTCGAGACGCTTGATCTTGGATAGCGTCGATGGATTCCGCAGTGAGTTGAGTGTGGTGCTGGCGGGCAAGCCGGCCAAGCCGGTAAACGaggtcgagaccgaggtGCCATCGCTCATCCCACCAGTAGCAGAGCACCAAGTGACGCAAGTACCGCCAGTCGTCGAACCAGAGACCCCACCTACAGCTACTCTCAAGCAACGACATGTTCGTCAGGATGAAGAACGGCTCGTGTTCGCGTCCACCGTCGGCGTGGTCGTCGGCGCGGCATTGTCCCTCTTCATTAGCGCATGTTGGGCTTAGTTGGCCAATCTACCCAACACGTTCTAGCATCACGCCATACCGAATCATAGAAAGCATTGAAAATGGACAAACGGCCAAACAAACGTGCCAGAAGCAAATCAGAGTGAGCAAAAGTGACAGTGCGTGTGTATGGGCATAGGAAAAGCGATCAGAAGATGACATCTTCGTCCTTGCCACCAGAGAGCAGATCCTTGCCGCCCTGATCTTGGTCGTTCTCCGCCGGCGTTGCGGTCGGGCTGGCacccttcttcttcttctttttgTTCTTCTTCTTAGCAGCACCCGTAGCGGAAGCAGCCGTGGCATCcttgctttcttcttcGGCGTCCTTGGCCTCCTCGGAGGCGTCACcttccgcctcgtcctgctcatcttgctcgtcttgcgcttcttgcgcgtcttgctcgGCCTCTTGTTCGTCCTGATCATCTTTTTCTTGCTTCTTACGCTGCCTATCGCCAGCTTCGGCCTTCTCCTTTTTCTTGGCTTGTACCTTTTTCAAACGGAAGAACTCTTCTCgatccgcctcgtccaacTCACTGACGATATAACTGATCGTGTTCTCCAACCTGGGGATGATGACGTGCTCGATGGCATTCACCCTACGGTTGGTCATCCTgatgacctcgtcgagaatcacgaatgctgtCTGCAAGCTCGCAAGTTCGACCAACACCTTTAAAGCCTGAGTATACACTTCGCGTGCCTTGCTGACCTGCTGACCACCACGGCTGAGACCGGTGAGGGCGAATTCGGCACCGCTACCCTGTGTGCCGTTCGACTTGTCCTTGATGTCCGCCTCAAACGCAGGCAGGATGACACCGGAGACGTTTTCCTGCTTTGCACGGACTCGGAAGCTGGCCGACTTGACCGACTCCTGTACGATATACCCGATATCGCCGGTAGCGTACTGCACCTCGGCGAGGCTGAACGACGCCTGCTGCATCACTCTGCCCATCTTGCGTTTAGCTTCATCGATCTTGTGCGTGATGGTGCGGAACCGTTTGGTCAGCGCGTCCGCCTTCTTTTTCAGCAGCGAGTGACCGGTTTGCGCACCCTTGAGACGCGTTTTGGCGGAACCGAGCGCTTGGCGCGTGGGGAAGACCGACTCTCGTTGACCTTTGCCTGACGACATGGTGCTCTGGCTGTGACAAAACGAGTGCCAGTCGATATGGTGTGCAAACGAGGTGAGACAACGTGGACGTAACGAGTCCagatgattcgtgattgtttgcGGTGGATCGTGTGTGGGATAAGCAAGCCAGTCTGTGAGTCAGTCGCTcgctttcgtgtttgcgcGCTGTGCCTCTAGCCTGATGAtatcgtcaatcacgaatcgcgaatttTGCACAAATCTTAGGAGCTTGGACCATGCACTCACTCACTTACTTGCAGCTAACTTGATCCAGATTAACTCCTGAGATACTCGTGGCTGCTATCCGATGCGAACACCCCCTCCCACCCCGATCGAGTGAATCGGGAGATGCTCCGCGGTCGAGTCGCGTCGTTTTTGGCCGCTCTACAGAACAAGTCGTGAGCTGAGCGGTCGAGTGGTGAGGAGCATGTGGATTCTTGTCGTGCCAACCCATCAACAGCCTTGCTAGATCCCCAGAAGGCTATCACCGACTGCGCAGCCTTGAAAAGCATCTCACATTGGCAAGAGCGGCCGAGCGCTCACACGTTGGCTCCACGATCGACTGTAGCTCTGTATACCCATGCGCACGAACGCCGCGAGTGCCAACCTAACATCTACTCTATCGgcctccacctcctccaCGGCAGCCTCGGCGCAACACTCGCCAAACTGCACTAGACGTGGGTCTGCAAACATAGACAGCGATCATGGACGACGATATGGAACTAGACGATGAGCAGGAACACCTGGACGAACCGATCGACGAGCCCGAGtacgagcaagacgatgcggagcaggacgacgacggtgACGATGACAtggatgaagaagaagcagaagcagaagcggatggcgacgatgacgatctTGACTCTGGCGGTGATTCGGATGATCGCGATGATGCATCCACTGCATCTCGTAATCGAGCTTATCGAGCGTCTACGGTCGATGAGACGCTTTCCGCCGCCATGTACCTTCGCAAAGTGCACGCACGACGTTTGCTGTTCCGCCCCGCGCCCGAATGCATCTCCACTACGCACGGGTATCAGATCGAACccatggctgctgctccacaTTCGGCCCAGATCCACGCACTCGCGCTTTCTCTCGATGGCCAGACCCTCCTCACCGGCGGCTCGGACGGCTACGTTCGCAAATACGACCTCCACGCCACCATGAACGGCCGTACCATGCTCACCCAAAACGTCCGACACGGTTTCGTCGAAGGCATCACCCGCGGCGGTACACTCACCGCGTTTTGGCCGCATGAAGAACACCTTCCCATTTCCTCCTCGTCAACCTCCTCCCTCAACCCCCCCACCGGTTCGGAAAAGGACCGTCTCGTCGGCATCATCCACAGCCTAGCCCTTCAGCAAGATTCGCTCTGGGGATTGAGCGGCTCTGAATCAGGCAACATCCATCTATATGGTGTCAGACATGAACCAGGCGTCACACGCCATGTCTTTAGGAAACACAAAGGTGCCGTCTCGGCATTAGCGATCCTGGCGGATGAAAAGAGCATGTTGTCCGGTGGCTGGGACAGAGGCGTGTACCAGTGGGATTTGAACACGGGAAGCGTGGTGAGGGAGTTGCCCGGTCATGCGGGGCAGATCTCAAGTTTGAGCTTCAGACCTTTGGGTGACGCGGTACGAGgagagcagcagagcgaACGCGTCAATGTGGCGATCCACCCGGAGGCGTTGGGAAATGGCGCGGTTcacgtcgacgaggatgaggaggacaAGGCAAGGAACGAAACCGTCGCAGGCGGCGAGTcggagcaagcagcaaatCACAATGGCGATGAGGCCAGTGTGACAGCAAACGGAGACCGACCAGCCACAAACGAAAAGATGGGCCAGCAgaaggatgaggatgcgcCGACAGCACTATCAACGGCCACATCCGGTACGGCGCGAGATGCCACGGGTGCAGATGAGTCGAATGACAAGCCTTCCAGGAACATCAAGTCTACAACGTCGGAAGACAAGGTGACCACAGATGAGAAGTCAACAGATACCGAccacaacagcaacaacaagcCAGAtgcctcttcctctgcaACTGACATCGAGAGCGCTGCCATTCAAGCCTCTTCAAAGGATTCATCGGCTACCGATTCCGCACCGACAGTCGACACGGAGATTGTTTCAAAGGCTGCCACATCTGACCCTGCCAAGCCATCCAACATCACCGGCGACGATCCCACCGAAGAAGAGCTAGCGTTCGAAGCCGAACTGAATGCGAGCTTGGGTATGGCGCttgacggcagcagcggcgcaACCAAAGCGGATGGTTCGAGACCCGACAGCATTGGTGCGGAGCTGAGCGGTACGACGGCCGGAGGACTGATGGTCGCTGGTGCCGATCAGGATTTCGAcaaggatgatggtgacgatGATCTTTTCGGTGGTGATACGCCGCCTGTAGCTGTGTCCAAGGACAGTGATGGTGCGCTTACAGTCAAGAGCGAACCAAATGGCGCCACGGCCAATGACAGCGACGGAGATGATTCCTTGTTTGgagatggcgatgaggacgccgatggtgatgcggatgcggacgGAGACGCTGaggcggatgcggatggtgatgcggatgcggatgcagatgcggatgcggatgtggatgcggatgcggatgcggatgcggacgacgacggcgagCGTGATGCAGAAGACGGCTCATCGGATGAAGATATGCCGTTGGCGGGGCGGTCGATGGTCAGAAACGTTTCTCCGCAAACCAATCCTTTGATTGCAAGCACGGCATCGCCGTCGCTTTCGGCGGCTGTGTTGCCGCCATCTTGCAGTACAACTCAAGCCGCGGCTACTGAGGTCGTCGAGGTTGACGCAAAGTCG carries:
- a CDS encoding uncharacterized protein (related to single-stranded dna binding protein 12k chain); protein product: MEKPTPLINSSMLGQYVGQTVRIVGKVHKVTGNTLLMQTSDLGNVEIAMTPDSDVSSSTFVEVTGKVSDAGSSFQANQIREFTTVDCGHDVDLTLVENVVQISAAFPNLFSDST
- a CDS encoding uncharacterized protein (related to SHE9 - mitochondrial inner membrane protein); the encoded protein is MRPALASSVWTAIARASTSTTRAGPSTRSIALSSTRSGGHVKSRYCTKAHAGRLACAVVYRSLWSVASRRNDNPHFLVRALSGSISRCADDAQDKLRVSSVNHREQDDQKHAFLPEEKPPSNESPPQAAVIADTKPPEASHPAEMDVAASPSLTSCSASTTGERSKSTANSASPSATVLERFRSTSSSLPLFDGLTSSTSVSTALSSISLHTRTLLTQLRTKLSHLSSQYNMHTGYTAIEELKHRIGTLETSLEAARTLASTAKKTYLMAVQERSASQRETNDLLSRKNSWSETDLSRYTELLRKEHALSRHESEAEKELERSEAEVQASFDQLMKAVLVRYHEEQVWSDRMRGMSTYASLVVAGLNAFLFILAILLVEPYKRKKLAETFEKRLVAAEHESRRLILDSVDGFRSELSVVLAGKPAKPVNEVETEVPSLIPPVAEHQVTQVPPVVEPETPPTATLKQRHVRQDEERLVFASTVGVVVGAALSLFISACWA
- a CDS encoding putative vacuolar ATP synthase subunit D, with protein sequence MSSGKGQRESVFPTRQALGSAKTRLKGAQTGHSLLKKKADALTKRFRTITHKIDEAKRKMGRVMQQASFSLAEVQYATGDIGYIVQESVKSASFRVRAKQENVSGVILPAFEADIKDKSNGTQGSGAEFALTGLSRGGQQVSKAREVYTQALKVLVELASLQTAFVILDEVIRMTNRRVNAIEHVIIPRLENTISYIVSELDEADREEFFRLKKVQAKKKEKAEAGDRQRKKQEKDDQDEQEAEQDAQEAQDEQDEQDEAEGDASEEAKDAEEESKDATAASATGAAKKKNKKKKKKGASPTATPAENDQDQGGKDLLSGGKDEDVIF
- a CDS encoding uncharacterized protein (related to Transcription factor SPT8) encodes the protein MDDDMELDDEQEHLDEPIDEPEYEQDDAEQDDDGDDDMDEEEAEAEADGDDDDLDSGGDSDDRDDASTASRNRAYRASTVDETLSAAMYLRKVHARRLLFRPAPECISTTHGYQIEPMAAAPHSAQIHALALSLDGQTLLTGGSDGYVRKYDLHATMNGRTMLTQNVRHGFVEGITRGGTLTAFWPHEEHLPISSSSTSSLNPPTGSEKDRLVGIIHSLALQQDSLWGLSGSESGNIHLYGVRHEPGVTRHVFRKHKGAVSALAILADEKSMLSGGWDRGVYQWDLNTGSVVRELPGHAGQISSLSFRPLGDAVRGEQQSERVNVAIHPEALGNGAVHVDEDEEDKARNETVAGGESEQAANHNGDEASVTANGDRPATNEKMGQQKDEDAPTALSTATSGTARDATGADESNDKPSRNIKSTTSEDKVTTDEKSTDTDHNSNNKPDASSSATDIESAAIQASSKDSSATDSAPTVDTEIVSKAATSDPAKPSNITGDDPTEEELAFEAELNASLGMALDGSSGATKADGSRPDSIGAELSGTTAGGLMVAGADQDFDKDDGDDDLFGGDTPPVAVSKDSDGALTVKSEPNGATANDSDGDDSLFGDGDEDADGDADADGDAEADADGDADADADADADVDADADADADDDGERDAEDGSSDEDMPLAGRSMVRNVSPQTNPLIASTASPSLSAAVLPPSCSTTQAAATEVVEVDAKSSTSKAESAVPKRALPKPAFGGFSMASSFDAPLTTFSQDVMLSSSLSGQVILWDLRCRNYTSADGGARGVHSLALPSKVPPWCQSAIFNSTGDKVYVGRRNETVDEWDLRMPSARYTRSLRLPSGSGPVYSLAPMPNRRHIVCGSYDNLRLWDTQFQPGPSLTPEFKVPFKIIAGHHGASLSHVLVDRSCKFLISASGDRGWMGSSTEAVIVHDIKPIT